CGCGGAAGATCCGCTCGAAATCGCGCACGTAGGTTGCGCCGTAGTTGCGCGGCAGCGTCATGCCCGCCAGGATCACCTTCGCTCCCTCGCCCTGGAACGAGTTGATCATCAGGTCGAGGTTGGCGCGGGTGCGCTCGAGCGGCAGACCGCGCAGGCCGTCGTTGGCGCCCAATTCGAGGATGACGATCTTCGGTTTGACGAGCAGCGCGGCATCGAGGCGGGACACGCCGCCGTCGGTGGTGTCGCCGGAGATGCCCATGTTGACGACGCGGTAAGCGTAGCCGCGCTCGTCGAGCATCTGCTGGAGGTGATCGGGATAGCTCTCGCCCGGCTCGACTCCGTAGCCGGCGGTGAGGCTGTCGCCGAAGGCGAGGATCACGGGCCTCGGATCGGCGCGGTCTTCCTGCGCTTTCGACGGAACCCGGGCCGGGGCCGCCGCCGTGGCGGGCTGCTGCCTCTCCGGCTCGGGCCGGCTGCAGGCCGACAGCAGGAGGAGCGCAAAAAGCCAACAGCGGCGGGACATCTCTTGCCATCATAAAGGACAGAGTTGAACGCAGCATGACTGCCCCTGTTCTTTCCCTCCGAGATGTCACCCGGACGATCGAAACCGGAACGCACCGCGTGGAGATCCTGAGGGGCATCAGCTTCGACGTGGCCCGCGGCGAATTCGTCGCCATCATGGGCGCCTCCGGTTCCGGAAAATCCACGTTGCTGGGCCTGGTAGCCGGGCTCGACACGCCCACGTCCGGCTCCATCCGCATCGAGGGCGAGGAGATTTCGCGGCTCGACGAAGACTCGCTGGCCGTTTTGCGCGGGCGCAAGATCGGCTTCGTGTTCCAGAGCTATCAGCTGATTCCGACGCTGACGGCCGAAGAGAACGTCCTGCTGCCTGCGGAGCTGGCGGGCGAGGATCTGGATGCCGCCCGGCGGCGCGCGCGGGAGCTGCTGAAGACCGTCGGGCTGGAAGAGCGGCTGGATCATTATCCGGTGCAGCTGTCCGGCGGCGAGCAGCAGCGCGTGGCGCTGGCGCGGGCCTTCATCCGCAAGCCGCCGCTGCTGCTGGCCGACGAGCCGACGGGCAACCTCGATTCGGTCAACGGGCGCCACGTGCTGGAGCTGCTGCTGTCGCTGAACCGCAGCGAAGGCGCGACGCTCGTGCTGGTGACGCACGACCGCGAGCTGGCCTCCCACGCCACGCGCATCATCACGCTGCGCGACGGGCAGATCCTGAGCGACGAACGGCGGGCGGCGGCATGAAACTGTTCCAGACTCCCGCCTGGCGCATGGCGTGGCGCGAAGCCCGCGCCGCAGCGCCGAAGTTCCTGTTCGTCGTCTTCGGGGTCGCCGCCGGCGTCGGGGCGCTGACCGGCGTGCGCGGCTTTTCGGCGGCTTTCCACGATTCGCTGAAGAAGGAAGCGCGCACCCTGATGGCGGCGGACCTGCTCATCCGGCAGTTCGGGGATCCCACGGAGGAGCAGGAGAAGGTGATCGCGCAATGGGAGCGGCGCGGCGCGCGGCTGTCGCGGATCACGGAGACGGTTTCGATGATGGCGGGCGGCGCGGACGAGCCCCCCGTGCTCGTGAGCGTGAAGGCCGTCGATCCCTCGACCTATCCGTGGTACGGGCGCGTGCGGCTGGAGCCGGAAGCGCCGCTGGCGGAAGCACTGACCGCGGAAACGATCGCCGTCAGCGACGATCTGATGCTGCGGCTGAACCTCGAGCCGGGCTCGCGCGTGCGGCTGGGCGACGCCGAGTTCCGCGTCTGGGGCGTCGTGCGCTTCGAGCCGGACCGCATGACCGGCTCGCTCAACGTGGGTCCGCGCGTGATGATCACGCGCGAAGGGCTGCAGCGCACCGGGCTGCTGGTGTTCGGCTCGCGCGCCTCGCAGCGGCTCCTGTGGAAGCTGCCGGCGGAGGGATTGCGGATTGAGGAGCTGCGCGACTCGCTGCGCAAGGCGTTCCCCGAGGCGCTGATCACGGACTACCGCGAGACGCACCCGTTCATCACGCGGGCGCTGGACCGCGCCACCACGTTCCTGAGCCTGGTGTCGATGATCGCGCTGATCGTCGGGGCGCTGGGCGTGGCCATGGCGATCCATTCGCATATCCAGCAGCGGCTGGACACGATCGCGATCATGAAATGCATCGGCGCGCGCTCGGCGCAGATCATCCGCATTTACACATTGCAGGCGGCGCTGCTTGGCCTCGCGGGAGGCGTTGCGGGCCTCGCGGTGGGCGCGGCGGTGCAGTGGGCCTTTCCGCTGCTGTTGCGGCGCTATTTCCAGTTCGAAAGCATCGCCTGGAGCGGCGCGTTCGCGCTGGAAGGCATCGCCGCGGGCCTGCTGGTGGCGCTGCTGTTCACCGTGCCGCCGCTGCTCGCCATCCGCGACGTCAAACCGGCGCTGATCTTCCGGCGCGAGATGCCGGAAACGAAACCGCCGCTCCGCGCAAGGCTGCGGAAGCTGCTGCCCTCCCTTGGATCGGGAGCGCTGATCCTGGCCGGGCTGGGCGCGATGGCCGCGTGGCTCGCAGGCTCGGCGAAAGTGGGCGGGTGGTTCGCGGGCGGGCTTACTGTGGCGCTGGCGCTGCTCGGCGGCATCGCGTGGCTGCTGCTGCGCGCGCTGCGTTGGCTGATGGCGCACACGCCCGTCCGGTTCCCGCTGTGGCTGCGCCATGGCATGGCCAACCTCTACCGGCCGGGCAATCACGCGGCGAGCATTCTGGTGGCGCTGGGCGTGGGCGTGATGTTCACGCTCACCGTGTACCTGGTGCAGAACTCGCTTCTGAAAGAAGTGATGGTGGCGATGCCGAAGGGCGCGCCCAACGTGTTCATGATCAACATCACGCCGCGCGACGCGGACGCGGTGCGTGAGTTCCTGGCCTCGCGGAAGGAGATCGAAGGGCGCGCGCAGCTCGTGCCGACGGTGGCGGCGCGGCTCGAAAAGGTGAATGGCACGCCGCTCGACGAACTGCCGCCTCCGCCCGGCGAAGAGCGGCGCCGCCGGCGCAACTTCACGCGCCAGGTGACATGGATGCAGGAGATGCCCGAGGACATGCGCATCCTGCGCGGCGCGTGGTGGAAGGACGGGCGCGCGGAAGCCCTGCTGAGCGTGGATGAAAACACGGCGAAACGCTGGGGCATCGAGCCGGGCTCGGTGCTCGAGTGGACGGCTTCCGGAAGGCGCTTCGAGGCGCGCGTGGCGGCCATTCACCGCTTCGAGAGCGTCCGGCGCGGCGCCAGCGACGAGTTTGTCTTCACCGAAAAAGCGCTCGCCGGGCTGCCCGTGCAGTACTACGCGACGGCGCGCGTGCAACCCGGGCAGGTCGCCGTGTTCATGCGCGACAGCTTCCGGCGCTTCCCGTCGGTGACGGTGATCAACGCCGCCGACGTGGTGAACATCGTGCAGGACGTCGTGGACCAGGTGTCGCTGGTGATCCGCTTCATCGCGGGCTTCGCGATTCTCGCGGGCGCGATCATTCTTGCATCCACGGTGGCTGGCACGCGGCTGCGGCGGGTGCGCGAGTCGGCGGTGCTGAAGACGCTGGGGGCGCGGCGGCGCACGCTGGTCTCGATCTTCTCGGTAGAGTTCGCCATTCTGGGCGGCGCGGCGGGCTTCATGGGCGGCGCGCTGGGGACGGGCTTCGCGCGCCTGTTGATGACGCGGCTGCTCGACGCGCGCTTCGATCCCGAGTGGCGCGCAAACCTGGTGACGACGCTGCTGACCATGGCGCTGGCCATCGGCGCAGGGTGGCTGGCATCGATCCGCGTGCTGTCGCACCGCCCGCTGGAAGTGCTGCGCGACGAGTAGCCGGCTCCTTCAGGCGCCGAGCGTCACAAGCCCGGATTCCATGCGCTTCAGCTGCCCGCAGGCGGCATAGATGTCCAGGCCGCGGGGCTTGCGGATGAAGCAGGGGATCGACCGCTTCACGATCGCCTGGAACGCCGCGACACGCTCCGGCGGGGGCGTTTCATACGGAATGCCCGGCCCGGGGTTCAGGGCGATCAGGTTCACCTTGCAGCGCAGCGGCGCGAGCAGCTTCACGACGCGCCGCGCGTCGGCGTCGCTGTCGTTGACGCCTTTGAGCAGCACGTACTCGAACGTCAGCCGTTCCCACGGGCGCAGCGGATAGGCGCGGCAGGCTTCGATCAGGTCGCGCAGGTGGTATTTGCGCGTGATGGGCATCAGCTCGCGGCGCTGCTCTTCCGTCGAGGCATTCAGCGAGATGGCCAGCTTCGGACGCGGTTCGGCCTGGCCGAGTTCGGCGATCCGCGGAATGATGCCGGATGTCGACACCGTGATGCGGCGCGGGCTGATGTTCAGTCCTTTGGGATCGCACAGCAGGCGCGCCGCCTTGAGGACGGCGGCCAGATTCAGCAGCGGCTCGCCCTGGCCCATCATGACGATGTTGATGCGCTTCTCGTGCGCCCACAGATCGTTGTCCTGCGCAAGGTGCAGCACCTGGCCCACGATTTCGCCCGCGGTGAGATTGCGCTCGAGACCCATCAGCGCCGTCAGGCAGAACCTGCAGTCCACGGGGCAGCCCACCTGCGTGGAGATGCACAGCGTGTCGCGGGCCTCCTCCGGCATGAACACGGCTTCGACGGTCTTGCCGTCGGCGAGTTTCAGCAGGTAGCGCCGCGTGCCGTCGCGGCTGTCAAAGCGCGCGGCGCGCTCCAGGTGGCCGATGACCGATTCGGCCGCCATGCGCTCGCGCAGCTTTGCGGGAAACTCCGTGATTCCGGCGAACGAAGAGACGCGGCGCCGGTAGAGCGCATCATAGAGCTGCCGCGCACGGAACGCAGGTTCTTCCGCAGGCAGCACGCTGCGCAGCTCTTCAGCGTCCATTCCAAGAAGCGGAATCACGGCACCCCTCGCTTCCAGTGTAGCGGCGGCGGGAAAAGCGTCCGCGCGCCGGGCGCGGCGCGGGAGAACCGGGCCGCCGCCATTCAGTCCTGTGCGGCGCCGAGCAGCGGGAGAAGGAAACGGCCGGTATGGGATTCCCCGCAGGCGGCGATGGCCTCGGGCGGACCGGCGGCGACGATCCGGCCGCCGCGCTCGCCGCCTTCCGGGCCGAGGTCGATGATCCAGTCCGCATGGCGGATGACTTCCAGGTTGTGCTCGATGATGAGAACGCTGGCCCCGCGCAGTACGAGCCGGTCCATCGCGTCCAGCAGTTTGGCGATGTCGTCGAAATGGAGGCCGGTGGTGGGCTCGTCGAACAGGAACAGGTGGCCGGAGACGTCGCTCTGCGAGAGGTGGCTGGCGAGCTTCACGCGCTGCGCTTCGCCGCCCGAGAGCGTCGTCGCCGACTGGCCGAGACGCAGATAGCCGAGGCCGACGTCGGCCAGCGGCTGGAGCCGCGAGACGATTTTCGCCTGCCCGGAGAAGAACGCGATGGCCTCGCGCACGGTGAGCTGGAGCACTTCGTGGATGTTGAGCCCCTTGTAACGGATGTCGAGGATCTGCGGTTTGTAGCGCGTGCCGCGGCAGTCTTCGCAGACCAGTTCGACATCGGCGAGGAACTGCATCTCCACGGTGACCGTGCCGTCGCCCTGGCAGGTCTCGCAGCGGCCGCCGCTGACGTTGAACGAAAAGTAGCCGGACGTGTAGCCGCGCTTCTGCGCTTCGGGGGTTGCCGCGAAGAGTTCGCGGATCGGGTCGAACGCCTTGGTGTAGGTGACGGGATTGGAGCGCGGCGTGCGGCCGATGGGCGACTGATCCACGAGCACGAGACCGCGCACGAGCGCGGCGCCTTCGACGCGGCGGCAGGTCTGCCGTCCGAGGGAGGCGTCCATCTCCGCATCGTCCTGCGGGGCGGCGAGGTCCCTCTGGTAGCGCGACAGCAGGCTGCGGTAGATGACATCGTGCACGAGCGTGGACTTGCCGGAGCCGGAGACACCGGTGACGACGGTCATCAGTCCGAGGGGGATCTCGACGTCAATGTCTTTCAGATTGTGCGCGCGGCAGCCGAGGAAGCGCAGCCGCTTCGCCGGGTCGGGCGCGCGGCGCGAGTTCTTGTGGGACGCGCGCGCTTCGCCGCGCAGATAGCGCGCCGTCAGAGTCTCGACGCGCCTGCCGCCCGCGCCGTTCAGCATCTGGGAGAGCGTGCCCTCGAAGACCACATTCCCGCCGAGCTCGCCTGCGCCGGGTCCCAGATCGACGATGTGATCCGCGGCGCGCATGACATCGGCGTCATGCTCCACGACGAGCACGGTGTTGCCCAGATCGCGCAGGTCTTCGAGGATGCGGATGAGCCGGGCGGTGTCGCGCGGATGGAGTCCGATGGACGGCTCGTCGAGCACGTAGATGGCGCCCACGAGGCGCGAGCCGAGACACGTGGCCAGCTGGATCCGCTGCGCCTCGCCGCCGGAGAGCGTCATGGTCAGCCGGTCGAGCGTGAGGTAATCGAGGCCCACGTTGTCGAGGAAAGCCAGCCGCTGGCGGATTTCGCCCAGCAGGCGCGACGCCACGGCTGCCTGCTCCGCGCCGAGCTCGAGCCCGTCGAAAAAGCGGCGCGCCTCGCCGATGTTCATGCGCACGACTTCGGCGATCGAGCGGTCTCCCACGCGGACGTTCAGCGCCTCTTCGCGCAGACGCGCGCCGCCGCAGGCGTAGCAGGTGGCGTAACCGCGGTAGCGGCTGAGGAACACGCGCACGTGAACCTTGTACTTCTTGCGCTCGACCTCCTGGAAGAACTCGCGCACTTCCTGGCGCACGATCTCCTTTTCGGCGGGCGTCAGCTCGGCATAGGGCACGCGGAGGCGGACGTCGCGTTTGCGCCGGTGCGCGAAGTCTTCGAGCACCCACTCGTAGTGCGGGCGGTTCCAGGGTTCGATCGCGCCTTCGGCGATCGACAGCGAGGGGTCCGGCACGACGAGATCCATGTCGTAGTCGATCGTGCGGCCGAAGCCCTGGCAGACGGGGCAGGCGCCCCAGGGGTTGTTGAAGCTGAACAGCGAGGGCTCCGGCGACGGGAACTCGCGTCCGCAGCTCCTGCAGGCGAACTGTTCGGAGAAGCGCAGGCGCGCAGGTTCGCTCTCGCCCGCCTGCTCGAAAATCACCTCGCCCGCCTCGCGGTAGCAGATCTCCACGGTGTCGACGATGCGCTGTTTCTGCCCCTCGCGGATCACGAGGCGGTCGGCGAGCACGAAGAAGGGCTGCGAAAAATCGATCTCGAGCAGGGACTCGGGCGTGGAGAACTCGAACACGCGCCCCTGCTGGTACAGCCGCGTGAAGCCGCGCCGGCGCAGATCGGCCAGATGGTCTTTCAGGGCGTCGGGCCTGGCTCCGGGCGCGGTGCGCACCGGGAAGAGCGCATACCAGCGCGAGCCTTCCGGCTGCGCCAGCATCTTCTGCGCCACCGGATCGACGGTGTCGCGCTCGACGCGGATGCCGCACTTCGGACACCAGGTTTCGCCGGCGCGCGCGAACAGCAGGCGCAGGTAATCGTAGATCTCCGTAGCCGTGGCCACCGTGGAGCGCGGATTGCGCGTCGTGTTTTTCTGGCGGATGGCGATGGGCGGCGCGATGCCGTCGATCTCGTCGAGGGCGGGCTTCTCCATCCGCTCCAGAAACTGGCGCGCATACGCCGAAAGGCTTTCCACATAGCGGCGCTGGCCTTCGGCGTAGATCGTGTCGAACACGAGCGACGACTTGCCGGAGCCTGAAACTCCGGTGACCACCGTGAGGCGGTTATGGGGCAGGTCCAGCGAAACGCCTTTCAGATTGTGGACCCGCGCACCGCGAATTCTGAGAAGATCGCCGCGGTCCGTCATGGGAGGGAAATTGCCTGCGCGAGGGGGAATCCCTCATCATTGTAACAACCGCATGCGGAATCCCCGGCGCCCTGCGCAACTGCTGCTGGAGTGGTACGCCTCGGCCCGCCGCGACCTGCCGTGGCGGCGGACGCGCGATCCGTGGCGCGTGCTGGTGTCGGAAGTGATGCTGCAGCAGACGCGCGTGTCTGTCGTGATCCCGTATTACGAGCGCTTTCTCGCCCGTTTTCCGTCGCCGCAGGCTCTTGCCGGGGCGGAGGAAGAAGAGCTGCTGGCGCTGTGGGCCGGGCTGGGATATTACAGCCGCGCGCGCAACCTGAAGCGCGCGGCCGAAGCCATCTGCGCCCGCGGCGGCTTTCCGGAAACGGCGGAGGAGTGGCGCGCGCTGCCGGGCATCGGAGAGTACACGGCCGCCGCGGTGGCCTCCATCTGCTTCCGCGAGCCGGTCGCCGTGCTCGATGGAAACGTCGCCCGCGTGATGGCGCGGCTCACGGCGGAAGAGGGTGACATCGCCTCGGGGAGCGTGCGTCTCAGACTGAAGGAGCAGGCGCAGGCCCTGCTCGAGCCCGCCCACCCCGGAGATTTCAACCAGGCGCTGATGGAGCTGGGCGCCACCGTGTGCCTGCCGCGCCAGCCGAAGTGCCTGCTGTGCCCGTGGCAGGATCTGTGCCAGGCGCGCCGCCGCGGACTGGAGGCGGAGCTGCCGGTGAAGGCCCGGCGCAGGCAGCCGGAGAGAGTGGCGCTGCGGCTGGCGCTGATCGTGGACCGCGGACGGCTGCTGCTGCGGCGGCGCCCCGAGGACGGGCGGCGGCTGGCTGGATTCTGGGAGCTGCCCTCGGTGGAGGAGCTGGGCCCGGAGCGCTCCCTGAAGCTGCTGGGACGGTTCCGGCATTCCATCACGCACCACAACTACGAGGTCGAACTCTGGCACGGGCGGATGCGCCGCTCGCTGGACGGGTGCCAGTGGCACGAGCTGGCGGCTCTGGATTCTCTGCCGCTGGGGGCGATGACGCGGAAGGCCCTGGCGCTGTGGCAGTCCTGACGCCGCCCCGCAAGGGTCCGCTCAGGCGCCCGGAGCCTGCCTGCGGATTTCGTCGAGCACTTCCTGGCGGCGCTCGCCGTTGAGGTTCTTTTCGAGATAGCGCAGCGCCGCTCCGACGACGTCGCGGTGATGGAGGGCGGCGGTAAAGCCTTCTTTCGTTGTCAGACGGAGCCAGAGTTCGTGCAGGCGGTCGATGTCCTCCGGCCAGAGGCGCGGCGGGTGCGGCCCCAGATTGACGAAGGAAGAGGGACGGTCCGGGGCGATGATCTCCAGCGAAAACGGGTGCCTCGGTTCGGGCAGCTGCTCCCACGCGAGCCCGATGCGGCGGGCGAGTTCCTCGCTGGGCATGGCGCGCGAGACGCCGGTGACGAGGCGCGAGGCCTTCAGCTTCTGGGCGGTATGAACGAGCGCGAAGAAGGGATCCGTCGCCGGGACGACGAGAAGTTCGACCGGCTTGCCTTCTTTTTCGGCGAGACTGACGACGCGGGTGAACAGCTCCTGCTCGTACTCGGTGAACAGCTGGTCTTCGGCCAGTTCGTGTTCTCCCGCGCCTGCATCCAGCGGCCGCACGGTCATGACGACGATGTCCTGGCGGCGGATGTTGGTCTTGCGCAGCACCTCCCGGAGATGGTGCATATGGTTGTAGTCGCGGATCGCGACCAGAATGCAGCCGGGCCGGGCCTGGACAAGGCGGGGGTCGACGTCGGGCTCGTGGTCGAGCTGAAACTCTTCCAGGGCCGCTTCCTTCTGCTGCCGCTGCCGCGCGTTCAGCCGCTCGGAGACGGCGAACACCGTGAACAGCAGCGCCGTGAAGCTGAGGCCGTAGATGGTGGCGATCTGCTTGGTCAGAAGATTGGTGACCGCGACGAGCAGCAGCGCCAGGGTGGTGACGGCCAGGCCGAGCGGGATCTCCGTGCGGCCGAACCGCAGATTCAGCGGGAACCTGTAT
This DNA window, taken from Bryobacteraceae bacterium, encodes the following:
- a CDS encoding arylesterase; its protein translation is MSRRCWLFALLLLSACSRPEPERQQPATAAAPARVPSKAQEDRADPRPVILAFGDSLTAGYGVEPGESYPDHLQQMLDERGYAYRVVNMGISGDTTDGGVSRLDAALLVKPKIVILELGANDGLRGLPLERTRANLDLMINSFQGEGAKVILAGMTLPRNYGATYVRDFERIFRDLARQRGAVLIPFFLEGVAMNPALMQEDMLHPNAAGCRKVAELVFRHLEPLLAR
- a CDS encoding ABC transporter ATP-binding protein, with the protein product MTAPVLSLRDVTRTIETGTHRVEILRGISFDVARGEFVAIMGASGSGKSTLLGLVAGLDTPTSGSIRIEGEEISRLDEDSLAVLRGRKIGFVFQSYQLIPTLTAEENVLLPAELAGEDLDAARRRARELLKTVGLEERLDHYPVQLSGGEQQRVALARAFIRKPPLLLADEPTGNLDSVNGRHVLELLLSLNRSEGATLVLVTHDRELASHATRIITLRDGQILSDERRAAA
- a CDS encoding glycosyl transferase family 1, which encodes MKLFQTPAWRMAWREARAAAPKFLFVVFGVAAGVGALTGVRGFSAAFHDSLKKEARTLMAADLLIRQFGDPTEEQEKVIAQWERRGARLSRITETVSMMAGGADEPPVLVSVKAVDPSTYPWYGRVRLEPEAPLAEALTAETIAVSDDLMLRLNLEPGSRVRLGDAEFRVWGVVRFEPDRMTGSLNVGPRVMITREGLQRTGLLVFGSRASQRLLWKLPAEGLRIEELRDSLRKAFPEALITDYRETHPFITRALDRATTFLSLVSMIALIVGALGVAMAIHSHIQQRLDTIAIMKCIGARSAQIIRIYTLQAALLGLAGGVAGLAVGAAVQWAFPLLLRRYFQFESIAWSGAFALEGIAAGLLVALLFTVPPLLAIRDVKPALIFRREMPETKPPLRARLRKLLPSLGSGALILAGLGAMAAWLAGSAKVGGWFAGGLTVALALLGGIAWLLLRALRWLMAHTPVRFPLWLRHGMANLYRPGNHAASILVALGVGVMFTLTVYLVQNSLLKEVMVAMPKGAPNVFMINITPRDADAVREFLASRKEIEGRAQLVPTVAARLEKVNGTPLDELPPPPGEERRRRRNFTRQVTWMQEMPEDMRILRGAWWKDGRAEALLSVDENTAKRWGIEPGSVLEWTASGRRFEARVAAIHRFESVRRGASDEFVFTEKALAGLPVQYYATARVQPGQVAVFMRDSFRRFPSVTVINAADVVNIVQDVVDQVSLVIRFIAGFAILAGAIILASTVAGTRLRRVRESAVLKTLGARRRTLVSIFSVEFAILGGAAGFMGGALGTGFARLLMTRLLDARFDPEWRANLVTTLLTMALAIGAGWLASIRVLSHRPLEVLRDE
- the rlmN gene encoding dual-specificity RNA methyltransferase RlmN, which translates into the protein MIPLLGMDAEELRSVLPAEEPAFRARQLYDALYRRRVSSFAGITEFPAKLRERMAAESVIGHLERAARFDSRDGTRRYLLKLADGKTVEAVFMPEEARDTLCISTQVGCPVDCRFCLTALMGLERNLTAGEIVGQVLHLAQDNDLWAHEKRINIVMMGQGEPLLNLAAVLKAARLLCDPKGLNISPRRITVSTSGIIPRIAELGQAEPRPKLAISLNASTEEQRRELMPITRKYHLRDLIEACRAYPLRPWERLTFEYVLLKGVNDSDADARRVVKLLAPLRCKVNLIALNPGPGIPYETPPPERVAAFQAIVKRSIPCFIRKPRGLDIYAACGQLKRMESGLVTLGA
- the uvrA2 gene encoding UvrABC system protein A; this translates as MTDRGDLLRIRGARVHNLKGVSLDLPHNRLTVVTGVSGSGKSSLVFDTIYAEGQRRYVESLSAYARQFLERMEKPALDEIDGIAPPIAIRQKNTTRNPRSTVATATEIYDYLRLLFARAGETWCPKCGIRVERDTVDPVAQKMLAQPEGSRWYALFPVRTAPGARPDALKDHLADLRRRGFTRLYQQGRVFEFSTPESLLEIDFSQPFFVLADRLVIREGQKQRIVDTVEICYREAGEVIFEQAGESEPARLRFSEQFACRSCGREFPSPEPSLFSFNNPWGACPVCQGFGRTIDYDMDLVVPDPSLSIAEGAIEPWNRPHYEWVLEDFAHRRKRDVRLRVPYAELTPAEKEIVRQEVREFFQEVERKKYKVHVRVFLSRYRGYATCYACGGARLREEALNVRVGDRSIAEVVRMNIGEARRFFDGLELGAEQAAVASRLLGEIRQRLAFLDNVGLDYLTLDRLTMTLSGGEAQRIQLATCLGSRLVGAIYVLDEPSIGLHPRDTARLIRILEDLRDLGNTVLVVEHDADVMRAADHIVDLGPGAGELGGNVVFEGTLSQMLNGAGGRRVETLTARYLRGEARASHKNSRRAPDPAKRLRFLGCRAHNLKDIDVEIPLGLMTVVTGVSGSGKSTLVHDVIYRSLLSRYQRDLAAPQDDAEMDASLGRQTCRRVEGAALVRGLVLVDQSPIGRTPRSNPVTYTKAFDPIRELFAATPEAQKRGYTSGYFSFNVSGGRCETCQGDGTVTVEMQFLADVELVCEDCRGTRYKPQILDIRYKGLNIHEVLQLTVREAIAFFSGQAKIVSRLQPLADVGLGYLRLGQSATTLSGGEAQRVKLASHLSQSDVSGHLFLFDEPTTGLHFDDIAKLLDAMDRLVLRGASVLIIEHNLEVIRHADWIIDLGPEGGERGGRIVAAGPPEAIAACGESHTGRFLLPLLGAAQD
- a CDS encoding A/G-specific adenine glycosylase, whose product is MRNPRRPAQLLLEWYASARRDLPWRRTRDPWRVLVSEVMLQQTRVSVVIPYYERFLARFPSPQALAGAEEEELLALWAGLGYYSRARNLKRAAEAICARGGFPETAEEWRALPGIGEYTAAAVASICFREPVAVLDGNVARVMARLTAEEGDIASGSVRLRLKEQAQALLEPAHPGDFNQALMELGATVCLPRQPKCLLCPWQDLCQARRRGLEAELPVKARRRQPERVALRLALIVDRGRLLLRRRPEDGRRLAGFWELPSVEELGPERSLKLLGRFRHSITHHNYEVELWHGRMRRSLDGCQWHELAALDSLPLGAMTRKALALWQS